In one window of Gossypium hirsutum isolate 1008001.06 chromosome A01, Gossypium_hirsutum_v2.1, whole genome shotgun sequence DNA:
- the LOC107937491 gene encoding non-functional NADPH-dependent codeinone reductase 2 translates to MELSTIAGQSIPTFPLYSTAEKAIPLLGFGTAEYPFGASIYTLKETILEAIKLGYRHFDTAAIYLSEQPLGEAISDALRLGLIKSRDELFITSKLWCSDAHHDFVLPALKKTLQNLKLEYLNLFLIHWPLSLKPAKYEFPFQKEDIIPFDPKSVWEAMEECQGLGLTKSIGVSNFSCKKLETILSTAKIPPAVNQVEMNPLWQQKKLRKFCEEKGILVEAYSPLGAKGTAWGTNRVMECEVLKEIAQAKGKSLAQVCLRWAHEQGVCALVKSFNKERMKQNLDIFDWKLTADESHKISQLPQCKGFPGAAFLSDDGPYKSVEELWDGEI, encoded by the exons ATGGAGTTATCTACCATTGCAGGGCAAAGCATCCCAACTTTCCCTCTCTATTCAACTGCTGAGAAAGCCATTCCCCTTTTAGGCTTTGGCACAGCTGAATACCCTTTCGGTGCTTCCATTTATACCCTGAAAGAAACCATTCTCGAGGCTATCAAATTGGGGTACCGTCACTTCGATACTGCTGCTATTTACCTATCTGAGCAGCCTTTAGGTGAAGCAATATCAGATGCTCTTCGTTTGGGGTTAATCAAATCCAGAGATGAACTCTTTATCACTTCCAAGCTCTGGTGCAGCGATGCACACCATGACTTTGTTCTCCCAGCTCTCAAGAAAACACTCCA GAATTTGAAGCTGGAGTATCTTAATCTGTTTCTAATTCACTGGCCACTGAGTTTGAAGCCAGCCAAATATGAATTTCCTTTTCAGAAGGAGGACATTATTCCTTTTGATCCTAAATCAGTATGGGAAGCAATGGAGGAGTGTCAAGGTCTTGGCCTAACGAAATCTATAGGAGTAAGCAATTTCTCATGTAAGAAACTCGAAACCATTCTTTCCACTGCCAAAATCCCTCCTGCAGTGAACCAA GTGGAGATGAACCCACTGTGGCAACAAAAGAAACTGAGGAAGTTTTGCGAGGAGAAGGGCATACTTGTGGAGGCTTACTCTCCTTTGGGGGCCAAAGGAACGGCGTGGGGAACAAATCGGGTGATGGAATGTGAGGTACTCAAAGAAATTGCCCAAGCCAAGGGAAAATCGCTTGCTCAGGTTTGTTTGAGATGGGCACACGAACAAGGAGTGTGTGCGCTTGTGAAGAGCTTCAACAAGGAAAGGATGAAACAAAACCTTGATATTTTTGATTGGAAGCTCACTGCTGATGAGTCGCATAAAATAAGCCAACTCCCACAGTGCAAAGGGTTTCCAGGTGCGGCATTTTTATCAGATGACGGCCCTTACAAGTCTGTTGAAGAGCTTTGGGATGGAGAGATATGA